From one Dehalobacter sp. 12DCB1 genomic stretch:
- the rpmA gene encoding 50S ribosomal protein L27 — MAHKKGVGSTRNGRDSNAQRLGVKRSDGQYVLAGNILVRQRGTKLHPGKNCGIGKDDTLFALTDGYVKFERRDKFRKQVSIYAENGITQAQ, encoded by the coding sequence ATGGCTCACAAGAAAGGTGTAGGAAGTACACGAAACGGCAGAGACAGTAATGCGCAAAGACTCGGAGTCAAACGCTCTGACGGACAGTACGTTTTGGCAGGAAATATTCTTGTTCGCCAACGCGGAACCAAACTCCATCCTGGCAAAAACTGCGGCATCGGCAAAGATGATACGCTGTTTGCGCTCACAGATGGTTACGTAAAGTTCGAACGCAGAGATAAATTCCGCAAGCAGGTAAGTATTTATGCGGAAAACGGGATTACTCAAGCCCAATAA
- the rplU gene encoding 50S ribosomal protein L21 → MYVIIETGGKQYRVQEGDIVNVEKLDAAVGQVLDLNRVLLVEKDGNVTIGAPVVDGVTVVAKVLEQGKGDKVIAFRYKPKKHVRVKKGHRQPYTKLSIETINA, encoded by the coding sequence ATGTATGTAATTATCGAAACAGGAGGCAAACAGTACAGAGTTCAGGAAGGCGATATCGTCAATGTTGAAAAACTTGATGCAGCTGTCGGCCAGGTTCTCGACCTAAATCGGGTACTGCTTGTTGAAAAAGATGGCAATGTAACGATTGGAGCTCCAGTTGTTGACGGCGTGACAGTTGTCGCAAAAGTTCTGGAACAGGGTAAAGGCGACAAAGTCATTGCGTTCCGTTATAAACCCAAAAAACACGTTCGTGTTAAAAAAGGCCATCGTCAGCCTTACACGAAGCTTTCAATTGAAACAATCAATGCTTAA